Proteins found in one Methylobacter sp. S3L5C genomic segment:
- a CDS encoding PleD family two-component system response regulator: protein MLIDNKQTTIVVIDDDVLQHKIINNCLKDEPYKIISLLRGETALTFLLMNRPDLILLDINMPDFSGIEILQRIKSYKHLSGVPIIMVTGDKNRDTIIECIKKGATNYIIKPFTRSLLIEKVGTALTTATLATENDD, encoded by the coding sequence ATGTTGATTGATAATAAGCAAACCACCATAGTGGTTATTGATGATGATGTACTACAGCACAAAATCATCAATAATTGCCTTAAGGATGAACCCTATAAAATAATTTCATTACTACGTGGTGAAACTGCTCTGACTTTCTTGCTCATGAATCGGCCGGATCTCATTCTATTGGATATTAATATGCCCGACTTTTCCGGAATAGAGATATTACAACGGATAAAAAGCTACAAACATCTTTCCGGCGTGCCCATCATCATGGTAACGGGCGACAAAAATAGAGATACCATTATAGAATGCATAAAAAAAGGGGCTACTAATTACATTATTAAACCTTTCACGCGGTCTTTACTTATAGAAAAAGTCGGAACAGCATTAACCACCGCCACATTAGCCACTGAAAATGACGACTAA
- the hypB gene encoding hydrogenase nickel incorporation protein HypB: MCNTCGCNITPGNRPLVMAEKPKNGVTTVSVLQNLLSKNNHQAEHNRAHFDAQKVLVINLMSSPGSGKTALLEATIKHLRDSLKIAVIEGDLETENDTKRIQAQGVPAYQITTGTACHLDAHLVHNALHHLALDGLDLLFIENVGNLVCPASFDLGHHRNVVLLSVTEGDDKPAKYPVMFRAADLMLISKTDLLPYLDDFSAVNAEQNLHNLANDAPVIAFSAKDGNGLDAWLTWLQSEITAYQALLLKQQTQRPKVQQDGQLLHAQPGNTKFYPISNKTAHKINVKQA, from the coding sequence ATGTGTAATACCTGTGGTTGTAACATTACACCGGGTAATCGCCCGTTGGTTATGGCAGAAAAACCTAAAAATGGCGTGACGACAGTGTCGGTACTACAAAACTTGTTGTCAAAAAACAATCATCAAGCCGAGCACAATCGCGCACATTTTGACGCTCAAAAAGTACTGGTAATTAATTTAATGTCTTCACCCGGTTCGGGTAAGACTGCATTACTTGAAGCTACCATCAAGCATCTGCGCGACTCGTTAAAAATCGCCGTCATCGAAGGCGATCTTGAAACCGAAAATGATACCAAACGGATACAGGCACAAGGTGTGCCCGCTTATCAGATTACAACCGGGACGGCTTGTCATCTGGACGCGCATTTGGTGCATAATGCCTTGCATCATCTGGCGCTGGATGGTCTGGATCTGTTATTTATTGAAAATGTAGGTAATCTGGTTTGCCCTGCCAGTTTTGATCTGGGTCATCATCGTAATGTCGTGTTATTGTCAGTGACCGAAGGCGATGATAAGCCGGCAAAATATCCGGTTATGTTTCGTGCAGCCGACTTGATGTTAATCAGCAAGACTGATTTACTGCCGTATCTGGATGATTTTTCAGCCGTTAATGCTGAACAAAATCTGCATAATCTGGCCAACGATGCGCCCGTCATCGCTTTTAGCGCAAAAGACGGCAATGGCCTGGATGCGTGGCTAACCTGGTTGCAGTCAGAAATAACCGCTTATCAGGCACTCTTACTTAAGCAACAGACACAACGCCCTAAAGTACAACAGGATGGGCAATTACTTCATGCCCAACCCGGTAACACCAAGTTTTATCCGATCAGCAATAAAACTGCCCATAAAATTAATGTTAAACAGGCTTAA
- a CDS encoding HypC/HybG/HupF family hydrogenase formation chaperone, which yields MCLAIPMQITHIDGFNAHCDAKGVKRDVSLFLLQDETLQEGDYLLIHVGYAIQKISAEEAQSTWELLDQMLIEEDAGA from the coding sequence ATGTGCCTTGCGATTCCCATGCAAATTACCCATATTGATGGCTTTAATGCTCATTGTGACGCCAAGGGCGTAAAGCGCGATGTCAGTCTGTTTTTGTTACAGGATGAGACATTGCAAGAGGGGGATTACCTGCTGATTCATGTTGGCTATGCCATCCAGAAAATTTCCGCAGAGGAAGCTCAGTCGACATGGGAATTACTTGATCAGATGCTGATTGAGGAAGATGCCGGTGCATGA
- the hypD gene encoding hydrogenase formation protein HypD, which produces MPTGAKLLLEKIRELPLPDKVRIMNVCGGHERSISMAGLRTALPANIELIPGPGCPVCICPEEDIYQAIQIAINEEVVLLAFGDMLRVPVNVPKAAIRTLEQAKAAGADIRPIASPTEAVKIASANPEKTVVFFVAGFETTCAPVAAMLAEGIPDNLLLLMSGRLTWPAVAMLLDSDTPAFDALIAPGHVATIMGSEEWRFVVDQHHIPTAIAGFTTESLLAAIYSVLRQLIEHKIFLDNCYTQVVTAKGNNTARKLLHSTLDIVDAPWRGIGIIPQSGLELTAKFAAHNARYRFPVYADEARKKAGTMPPGCDCAKVVLGKIKPNECRLYGESCVPRNPVGPCMVSDEGACRIWWASGIKNGLPTKSMKVPD; this is translated from the coding sequence ATGCCGACCGGCGCAAAACTATTACTGGAAAAAATTCGTGAACTGCCCTTGCCTGATAAGGTTCGGATCATGAATGTTTGCGGCGGGCATGAGCGGTCCATTTCCATGGCGGGTTTGCGTACTGCCCTGCCCGCTAATATTGAGCTGATTCCGGGGCCGGGTTGTCCGGTTTGTATTTGTCCGGAAGAAGATATTTATCAAGCCATACAAATCGCGATTAATGAAGAGGTTGTGTTATTGGCCTTTGGCGATATGTTACGTGTTCCTGTTAATGTACCCAAAGCGGCTATTCGTACCTTGGAGCAGGCCAAAGCTGCAGGTGCAGATATCCGGCCCATTGCCTCGCCAACCGAAGCGGTTAAGATCGCCAGCGCCAACCCTGAAAAAACGGTCGTTTTTTTTGTCGCCGGTTTTGAAACCACCTGCGCTCCGGTCGCGGCAATGCTTGCTGAAGGCATTCCTGATAATTTATTACTATTAATGAGCGGTCGTTTAACGTGGCCTGCCGTAGCCATGTTACTGGATTCTGACACGCCTGCTTTTGACGCCCTTATTGCGCCAGGCCATGTCGCCACTATTATGGGCTCAGAAGAATGGCGCTTTGTTGTTGATCAACATCATATTCCAACCGCCATCGCCGGATTTACTACCGAAAGTCTGTTGGCCGCCATTTATTCGGTATTACGCCAACTTATCGAACATAAGATATTTCTTGATAATTGTTACACTCAGGTAGTTACCGCAAAAGGCAATAACACAGCCCGAAAATTATTACACTCAACCCTTGATATTGTTGATGCACCTTGGCGAGGCATTGGCATTATTCCACAATCCGGTCTTGAGTTAACGGCAAAGTTTGCCGCACATAATGCCCGATACCGTTTTCCTGTCTATGCTGACGAAGCCCGAAAAAAAGCCGGTACCATGCCGCCGGGTTGTGATTGTGCAAAAGTTGTTTTAGGCAAAATCAAGCCGAATGAATGTCGTTTATACGGTGAATCCTGCGTGCCCCGAAATCCTGTAGGCCCCTGCATGGTATCCGATGAAGGCGCTTGTCGTATCTGGTGGGCATCAGGCATTAAAAATGGTTTGCCCACGAAAAGCATGAAAGTACCCGATTGA
- a CDS encoding nickel-dependent hydrogenase large subunit has product MATNIVIDPVTRIEGHLRIEAELGADGKTITKAYSSSTMARGIEVIMQGRDPRDAAHISQRICGVCTVVHGLTAVRAVEDALGVKVPENAELIRNLMIGAQYIHDHVMHFYHLHALDWVDVVSALSADAAATAALAKSNNPDYYANQTLAALTTTFNGVKAKLKNLIDRGQLGLFANGYWGHPDYKLPPAGNLLAVAHYLDALGWAREVVKLHTIFGGKDPHPNLVVGGVPCAVSRNYNNKASEGLGGTSLNKVNMAKVTTLITKMKNFVDQLYVPDTILIAGFYKSQGSYTGWEKRGGTGWNYLCYGEFPENGIRDPNNFLIPQGVLEGNLSIKSLDMEHRDEIKEYVTHSWYKYLGVGNSVGLHPSEGQTNLDYAGRGGPAPGANYKLNRDTGYSWIKSPRWYDKPMEVGPLAHVVMMYAKAKSSPTTEAEKAHKRAKDLVDNIWVSKLGLSINDIDSTLGRIAARTIETSIITDAMSRWHIKLLSNISAGKLATFVTDADVVAQNPSLTGFKWTDTSTWNNGNPLQVGVGFTEAPRGALGHWLSIFGGKIQNYQCIVASQWNAGPRAGTGGVDGAGIPGPYEKSLEGHILAIPTQPLEILRTIHSFDPCIGCAVHVTDPNGEELIKVNISTTLR; this is encoded by the coding sequence ATGGCTACAAATATTGTAATTGATCCGGTCACCCGGATTGAGGGACACCTGCGCATTGAGGCAGAACTCGGCGCTGACGGAAAAACCATCACCAAGGCGTATAGCTCCAGTACCATGGCGCGCGGCATTGAAGTTATCATGCAGGGTCGTGATCCCCGTGATGCAGCGCATATCTCGCAGCGTATCTGTGGAGTCTGTACAGTGGTTCACGGATTAACAGCCGTCAGGGCAGTGGAAGATGCTCTTGGTGTCAAAGTTCCCGAAAACGCCGAACTTATTCGCAATCTGATGATAGGTGCGCAGTATATCCATGATCATGTGATGCATTTTTATCACCTGCATGCCTTGGATTGGGTTGATGTGGTTTCAGCATTGAGTGCTGATGCAGCAGCAACGGCGGCTTTGGCAAAGTCAAATAATCCGGACTACTACGCCAATCAGACTTTGGCGGCACTAACGACTACTTTTAACGGAGTAAAAGCCAAGCTGAAAAATCTTATTGATAGAGGGCAACTTGGCTTGTTCGCCAATGGCTACTGGGGGCATCCGGATTACAAACTTCCACCAGCGGGAAACCTGCTTGCTGTCGCCCACTATCTGGATGCGCTGGGATGGGCTCGTGAAGTAGTCAAGCTACACACAATCTTCGGAGGTAAAGACCCGCATCCAAACTTGGTAGTGGGTGGTGTGCCTTGCGCTGTCAGTCGTAATTACAACAACAAAGCCAGCGAAGGCTTGGGCGGCACGTCCTTAAATAAAGTCAATATGGCAAAGGTGACTACACTTATTACCAAGATGAAAAACTTTGTAGATCAGCTCTATGTACCTGATACCATATTGATTGCCGGTTTCTATAAATCTCAGGGGAGTTATACAGGCTGGGAGAAACGCGGCGGTACCGGCTGGAATTACCTCTGCTACGGCGAGTTCCCCGAGAATGGTATTCGCGATCCAAATAACTTCCTGATACCGCAAGGCGTCCTGGAGGGCAACCTGTCGATCAAATCTTTGGATATGGAGCACCGGGATGAAATTAAGGAGTATGTTACCCATTCATGGTATAAATATCTCGGTGTAGGTAACAGCGTTGGTCTTCATCCCAGTGAAGGCCAAACCAATTTGGATTATGCAGGCAGAGGCGGCCCAGCTCCCGGAGCTAATTACAAGCTTAACAGAGACACCGGTTACTCGTGGATCAAATCGCCACGTTGGTATGATAAGCCGATGGAGGTAGGTCCGCTAGCCCATGTCGTCATGATGTACGCCAAAGCAAAATCCAGCCCGACAACTGAGGCAGAAAAAGCTCACAAGCGGGCAAAAGATTTGGTAGATAACATCTGGGTAAGCAAGCTCGGACTCTCTATTAATGATATTGACTCTACTCTCGGCAGGATCGCAGCCCGGACCATCGAAACCAGCATCATTACGGATGCCATGTCACGCTGGCATATCAAACTGTTGAGCAACATTAGTGCGGGCAAGTTGGCTACGTTTGTAACAGATGCGGATGTTGTTGCTCAAAATCCAAGTTTGACTGGTTTTAAATGGACTGATACATCAACATGGAACAACGGGAATCCCTTGCAAGTCGGAGTTGGCTTTACCGAAGCGCCTCGCGGAGCGCTGGGACACTGGTTGTCGATATTCGGCGGTAAAATCCAAAACTATCAATGTATCGTCGCCAGCCAATGGAATGCCGGGCCCAGAGCCGGTACAGGGGGTGTGGACGGTGCGGGAATTCCGGGTCCCTATGAAAAATCCCTGGAAGGTCATATTTTGGCCATTCCGACGCAGCCGTTGGAGATTCTGCGAACAATACACAGCTTCGATCCCTGCATTGGCTGCGCTGTACATGTTACCGACCCGAACGGTGAAGAGCTGATCAAGGTCAATATTTCAACTACCTTAAGGTAA
- a CDS encoding HypC/HybG/HupF family hydrogenase formation chaperone → MCLAVPMQITKIDGFNAHCVAKGIERDVSLFLLQDETIKTGDYLLIHVGYAIQKISVEEALSTWELLDQLFTEDELSA, encoded by the coding sequence ATGTGTCTTGCCGTACCCATGCAGATTACTAAAATTGATGGTTTTAATGCCCATTGTGTTGCCAAAGGTATTGAACGGGACGTCAGCTTGTTTTTATTGCAGGATGAAACCATCAAGACCGGTGATTATCTGTTAATTCATGTTGGCTATGCCATTCAAAAAATAAGTGTAGAAGAAGCGCTATCAACATGGGAATTACTTGACCAATTATTCACCGAGGATGAACTCAGTGCATGA
- a CDS encoding hydrogenase expression/formation protein — MAHVNTFANIPINVVITSQSSGLTIAMTLLHEIQAMLKTLLDTGQNGILDLRALPALGEDGYQFLKEKLGQGEVSARIQSFGHSEIQETAYSGIWWIVHYNQDDGILTELVEVNFLPELLKSPRDDVVFGQTNLAKILNELTEKK; from the coding sequence ATGGCGCACGTAAATACTTTTGCCAATATTCCGATTAACGTTGTTATCACGTCTCAATCAAGTGGTTTGACCATAGCCATGACTCTTTTGCATGAGATTCAAGCCATGCTGAAAACATTACTCGACACCGGTCAAAATGGAATCCTTGATCTGCGTGCATTACCCGCATTGGGCGAAGACGGCTATCAATTTCTGAAGGAAAAACTGGGGCAAGGAGAAGTTAGCGCCCGCATCCAAAGTTTTGGCCATTCCGAGATACAGGAAACCGCTTACTCCGGTATTTGGTGGATAGTTCATTACAACCAGGATGATGGCATTCTAACCGAACTTGTTGAGGTCAATTTCTTGCCTGAACTGCTAAAAAGTCCAAGAGATGACGTCGTGTTTGGCCAAACCAATCTGGCCAAAATTTTGAATGAATTAACTGAAAAAAAGTAG
- the hypF gene encoding carbamoyltransferase HypF: MFEQEIYLLITDQLQARQITITGRVQGVGFRPFVSRLANQHNLSGWVRNRAGQVEIWVQGSLKNLALFEQQLLSKAPPLAQPDHPVTQIVTAVDLNVFTILPSVAGDVSQAHVPPDYFTCDDCLAEMRDKTRRRYRYPFINCTQCGPRYTLIKQLPYDRPNTSMADFLLCSECRKDYENPLDRRFHAQPLACPNCGPTLAFHRQGSADINDNEGAIKATIAALQAGLIVAVKGIGGYHLLCSATSEAVVLKLRLRKQRRFKPLAIMLPWSGADGLDQVRCYTKTSATELAQLTDPSRPIVLIKKRLNTDLAKSVAPEMHELGIMLPYSPLHHLLLQDYGAPLIATSANISGEPVLTKAEQVESRLGLIADAFLHHNRPILRPADDSVYKVIGDSARAIRVGRGMAPLEFTLPFSLDYPLLAVGGQMKNTIALAWDQRVVISPHLGDLGSPRSQQVFEQTIADLTRLYGLTVKQCVCDAHPDYSASRWAERSGLTVHKVFHHHAHASALAAEHKIAETLLVFTWDGTGFGEDGTIWGGEGLLGKPGDWRRVSSFRPYHLPGGEKAGREPWRSALALCWQQGDDWRECPVETGLLKQAWQKQINSPLSSSVGRLFDAAAALTGMVQQADFDGHAPMWLEAAGSGIASAGIDLPLTCNRDGLWLSDWAPLLSMLQNQHLTLSKRSSCFHASLAMALVKQAKQIQTEHQFISVGLTGGVFQNRLLTDYVTSLLQAEGFTVCMPKQIPGNDAGISFGQIIDAGSCLSTTR; encoded by the coding sequence ATGTTTGAACAGGAAATTTATCTATTGATTACTGACCAGCTTCAAGCCAGACAAATAACTATAACCGGCCGAGTACAAGGCGTTGGTTTCAGGCCTTTTGTCAGTCGACTGGCTAATCAACACAATTTATCGGGCTGGGTACGTAACCGTGCCGGGCAAGTTGAAATATGGGTGCAAGGCTCCCTTAAAAATCTGGCATTATTTGAGCAACAATTACTAAGTAAAGCCCCGCCTTTAGCCCAGCCTGATCACCCTGTTACGCAAATAGTCACCGCTGTTGATCTTAACGTTTTTACCATACTGCCCAGTGTAGCCGGCGATGTCAGTCAGGCGCATGTTCCACCGGATTATTTTACTTGTGATGATTGTTTGGCAGAGATGCGCGATAAAACCCGGCGCCGTTATCGTTATCCCTTTATTAATTGCACCCAATGCGGGCCACGCTACACCTTAATTAAACAATTGCCTTATGATCGCCCCAACACCAGCATGGCTGATTTTTTGCTGTGTTCAGAATGCCGTAAAGACTATGAAAACCCGCTAGATCGACGCTTTCATGCCCAACCACTGGCCTGCCCAAATTGTGGCCCTACCCTTGCCTTTCATCGTCAAGGCAGTGCCGATATCAATGACAACGAAGGGGCCATTAAGGCCACAATAGCAGCGCTACAAGCGGGCTTAATTGTAGCCGTTAAAGGTATCGGTGGTTATCATTTACTATGTTCAGCTACCTCGGAAGCGGTCGTCTTAAAACTGCGCCTTCGTAAACAGCGCCGCTTTAAACCCTTGGCAATCATGTTGCCCTGGTCTGGTGCTGATGGTCTTGATCAGGTTCGATGCTACACTAAGACATCGGCAACTGAACTGGCACAACTGACTGATCCAAGCCGCCCTATCGTGCTGATAAAAAAACGCCTGAATACCGACTTAGCAAAATCAGTAGCGCCTGAAATGCATGAATTAGGCATCATGCTACCATATAGTCCCCTGCATCATTTATTACTGCAAGACTATGGCGCGCCATTAATTGCCACCTCTGCCAACATCAGCGGCGAACCGGTACTAACTAAAGCTGAGCAGGTTGAAAGTCGCTTAGGGCTAATCGCCGATGCTTTTTTACATCATAATCGACCGATATTAAGACCTGCGGATGACAGCGTCTACAAAGTTATCGGGGATTCTGCACGCGCCATAAGAGTAGGTCGTGGAATGGCACCGCTAGAGTTTACTTTACCATTTTCTTTAGACTACCCCTTGTTGGCGGTGGGTGGTCAAATGAAAAACACCATTGCTCTGGCTTGGGACCAGCGTGTCGTTATTTCTCCCCATTTAGGCGATCTTGGCTCACCAAGAAGCCAACAGGTATTTGAACAAACCATCGCCGACCTTACCCGACTTTATGGCCTTACCGTCAAGCAATGTGTTTGCGATGCGCACCCGGATTACAGCGCCAGTCGCTGGGCTGAACGCTCAGGCCTTACCGTGCATAAAGTATTTCATCATCATGCCCATGCTTCCGCTTTAGCCGCTGAACATAAAATTGCAGAAACCCTGCTGGTATTTACTTGGGATGGCACAGGCTTCGGCGAAGATGGCACAATCTGGGGCGGTGAAGGTTTATTGGGTAAACCGGGAGACTGGCGACGGGTAAGTTCATTTAGGCCTTATCACTTACCAGGAGGTGAAAAAGCCGGACGAGAACCTTGGCGCAGCGCGTTGGCTTTATGTTGGCAGCAAGGCGATGATTGGCGTGAATGCCCGGTCGAAACCGGTTTACTTAAACAAGCCTGGCAAAAACAAATTAACAGCCCGTTATCGAGTTCAGTTGGCCGCTTGTTTGATGCCGCCGCCGCACTAACCGGCATGGTACAACAGGCCGATTTTGACGGCCATGCGCCGATGTGGCTGGAAGCTGCAGGCTCCGGCATAGCATCTGCAGGTATTGATTTGCCGCTGACTTGCAATAGAGACGGCTTATGGTTAAGCGATTGGGCACCGCTGCTCTCGATGCTACAAAATCAACACTTAACCCTCTCAAAACGCAGTAGTTGTTTTCATGCCAGTCTGGCAATGGCATTAGTTAAACAGGCCAAGCAAATACAAACCGAACATCAGTTTATTAGCGTGGGTTTAACCGGTGGCGTTTTTCAAAATCGTTTATTAACCGACTATGTCACCTCTTTATTGCAGGCAGAAGGCTTTACTGTCTGTATGCCAAAGCAGATCCCCGGCAATGATGCCGGCATCAGTTTTGGGCAAATCATCGACGCCGGAAGTTGTCTGTCTACAACAAGATAA
- a CDS encoding hydrogenase small subunit, giving the protein MSIVSKKELRTSIASRLSQHLELETLDEKPYIETLGDRLASSGVSRRSFMKYCMGLSAMMAIPVSLMPKLVEAALLSPLTSVVYLSFQECTGCLESLVNVFPNTQFKTDSIENILLTALSLDYSETLMAPSGTQAEKSRADAIAKKNYILVVDGAMPDDKGGAGFFIQSGKTGLQLLKAAATNAAVVVSVGTCASFGGLPAAKGPNGKSPTGAISIKAALTSFGGTYATKKVINVSGCPPIAEVIAGTLVYWILNKKAPELDSILRPKMFYGETVHEECYRKEFFEHGQFVESFDDAGARRGFCLFNMGCKGPITHNACTTLKWNQGTGFPMEAGHGCLGCSEPGFWDKEAISGQGVGFYKPLDINTIDD; this is encoded by the coding sequence ATGTCGATCGTATCAAAGAAAGAACTAAGAACCAGTATTGCTTCGCGGCTATCCCAACATCTGGAATTGGAAACTCTGGATGAAAAGCCATATATTGAAACTCTCGGTGACAGATTAGCCAGCTCAGGTGTCAGCCGTCGAAGTTTCATGAAATATTGTATGGGGTTGTCGGCCATGATGGCGATACCCGTCTCGCTGATGCCAAAGCTGGTCGAGGCAGCTTTATTAAGCCCTCTCACTTCCGTAGTTTATCTTTCCTTTCAGGAATGCACAGGTTGTCTGGAATCATTGGTCAACGTCTTCCCCAACACCCAGTTCAAAACCGACTCCATTGAGAATATCTTGTTGACGGCTCTCTCACTGGATTATTCCGAAACATTGATGGCCCCATCCGGAACTCAAGCCGAAAAGTCACGGGCAGATGCAATTGCCAAGAAAAATTATATTTTAGTCGTGGACGGCGCCATGCCGGATGATAAAGGTGGAGCAGGATTCTTCATCCAGTCAGGCAAAACCGGACTGCAACTCTTAAAGGCGGCTGCCACCAACGCCGCTGTGGTTGTGTCAGTGGGGACTTGTGCCAGCTTTGGCGGACTACCTGCAGCCAAGGGGCCAAACGGAAAAAGTCCGACTGGAGCAATCTCTATTAAAGCTGCGTTAACAAGCTTTGGCGGCACATACGCCACCAAAAAAGTGATTAACGTGTCGGGTTGCCCACCCATTGCCGAGGTGATTGCGGGTACTTTAGTCTACTGGATACTCAACAAAAAAGCCCCGGAACTAGACTCCATCCTACGTCCCAAGATGTTCTATGGCGAGACTGTTCATGAGGAATGCTACCGCAAGGAGTTCTTCGAGCATGGCCAGTTCGTCGAAAGTTTTGACGATGCCGGCGCACGTAGAGGCTTTTGTTTGTTCAATATGGGTTGCAAAGGGCCTATTACCCACAACGCCTGTACCACGCTAAAATGGAATCAGGGTACCGGATTTCCGATGGAAGCAGGACATGGCTGTCTGGGCTGCTCTGAGCCGGGGTTCTGGGACAAAGAAGCTATTTCTGGTCAGGGGGTCGGTTTTTACAAACCCCTGGATATAAACACCATCGACGATTAA
- a CDS encoding hydrogenase maturation nickel metallochaperone HypA, translating into MTIAKTHHAEKVVRIIVRIGPLSGIEPLLLESAFNISCAGTLAESAEFLTETLPILVLCNNCGAESEATTNNLLCQSCGGYNTKLLSGDELILARVELENAD; encoded by the coding sequence ATGACAATTGCAAAGACACATCACGCGGAAAAAGTCGTTCGAATCATTGTCAGAATAGGTCCCCTTTCTGGTATCGAACCGTTGCTGCTGGAAAGCGCCTTCAACATCAGCTGCGCAGGCACATTAGCCGAATCGGCAGAGTTTCTAACAGAAACTCTGCCGATTCTTGTTCTTTGCAACAACTGTGGAGCCGAATCTGAAGCCACCACTAATAATCTCTTATGCCAAAGTTGCGGCGGTTATAATACCAAATTGTTGAGTGGTGACGAGTTGATTCTGGCACGTGTTGAATTAGAAAATGCAGACTAA
- a CDS encoding HupE/UreJ family protein, translating to MKVKTSLSLLGLCVYALFLPVAEAHTFGAQGAGLAAGFAHPFMGLDHLLAMIAVGIWAGQLGGRAVWIVPLTFVSVLAAAAGLGPLGFALPLVEPAIACSVLVLGLLIAGSIRLPTIIGASLVGLFAMFHGYAHGLELPQAASPVLYGIGFVLATILLHGLGIGFTLNSRHYKIMQRIAGGSLIVAGGLLLAAA from the coding sequence ATGAAAGTAAAAACTTCTCTCTCTTTGTTGGGATTATGCGTCTATGCTTTGTTTCTGCCGGTTGCCGAGGCACATACCTTCGGTGCGCAAGGTGCTGGTCTGGCGGCTGGTTTTGCTCATCCCTTTATGGGCCTGGATCATTTACTTGCCATGATCGCGGTCGGTATTTGGGCAGGGCAACTAGGCGGCAGGGCAGTCTGGATCGTCCCGCTTACCTTCGTGAGCGTTTTGGCAGCCGCTGCCGGTTTAGGTCCGCTTGGTTTCGCCCTACCCCTGGTGGAACCGGCAATTGCCTGCTCGGTTTTAGTCTTGGGACTGCTTATCGCAGGATCAATTCGCTTGCCAACGATTATCGGTGCCAGCCTTGTGGGGCTATTCGCAATGTTTCATGGCTACGCGCATGGACTGGAATTACCGCAAGCCGCATCGCCTGTCCTTTATGGCATCGGGTTTGTTTTGGCGACTATTTTACTGCATGGCTTGGGTATCGGCTTTACACTAAATTCTCGCCATTACAAAATCATGCAACGCATCGCTGGCGGTTCACTCATTGTTGCTGGCGGTTTATTGCTGGCTGCAGCATAG
- a CDS encoding HyaD/HybD family hydrogenase maturation endopeptidase yields the protein MALNKTLVLGIGNPLMQDDGVGVHVVQHLKADNPDFPQVEFMDGGTLGFSLIGAIEDATNLIVIDAAQFSDTPGSIRIFLGEEMDLFLGRQKNSSVHDVTLVDLMSIALLSDQLPVRRALIGIQPGVIDWSTELTPTIKKAIPNVCNIVLELIEKWRT from the coding sequence ATGGCGCTGAATAAAACATTAGTTCTCGGAATCGGCAATCCACTGATGCAAGACGATGGAGTGGGTGTTCATGTTGTACAGCACCTAAAAGCTGATAACCCTGATTTCCCGCAAGTCGAATTCATGGATGGTGGAACACTTGGTTTTTCATTGATCGGTGCCATTGAGGATGCTACCAACCTGATTGTCATTGATGCCGCTCAATTTAGCGACACACCCGGTTCAATTAGAATTTTTCTCGGCGAAGAAATGGATCTTTTCTTGGGCCGGCAAAAAAATTCGAGCGTACATGATGTTACCTTGGTCGACTTGATGTCGATTGCTCTTCTGTCTGACCAATTACCAGTCAGGCGTGCATTGATTGGCATTCAACCTGGAGTGATTGATTGGAGTACAGAACTGACTCCAACTATCAAGAAAGCAATTCCCAACGTATGCAATATAGTTCTGGAACTCATCGAAAAATGGCGCACGTAA